In Apium graveolens cultivar Ventura chromosome 10, ASM990537v1, whole genome shotgun sequence, the following are encoded in one genomic region:
- the LOC141689459 gene encoding long-chain-alcohol oxidase FAO2-like: MESRRDSCSSVNKSHILLRGGTKKIYSHGLSSSQIQTLSSISETFVPHHLSPHSIPTSKVEAPRSPLTHEIAETMKTRLLPEAMMLVKLSLMLLSTRLGSLLLCGFVCLDWSWTFIHKFSELPLNKRERILFKWSSGTNLFMPLRLVFALFKTCCCYTAFSWTDENSRNQACEAIGYHVDNEEIKTNAQKDRPLENGIIETKDCNDISFRKSLIQKGLEVTEDETIFRIKCDVVIVGSGCGGAVAAAHLASSGQKVVVLEKGNYFVAQDYSQIEGPSNNELLENGGIIASDNGRVMIKAGSTVGGGTAVNWSATLRTPDDVLKEWSEEQKLPLFGSSQYQEAMDAVSKRIGVTYDCPNEGFSNTVIREGCENLGLKVERIPRNTPEDHYCGLCSFGCRKGEKKGADTTWLVDAVRKEAVILTGVKAKKLILGKNKNGGTKKRCFGVMANAVGNNITKTLQIEARVTVSSCGALLTPPLMISSGLKNRNIGKNLHLHPVIYAWGYFPEQSSNIKGKSYTGGVLTTLHKVESENCKVGSVVEVAAMGPATYAALFPWTSGNDMKNNMERYARTAVFFSFVRDQSSGEVKSEGRVSYDINKHDEENLKHGLRRVLRIMIEAGAVEVGTFRNDGQRMKCGGIKSKDVEEFLDGVAAVKGPRSKEEHWTVYASAHQMGSCKMGANEENGAVNENGESWEAKGLFVIDGSVLPSAVGINPMLTIYSTAYCISKKLAESLKNG, encoded by the exons ATGGAATCAAGAAGAGATAGTTGTAGTAGTGTTAATAAGTCACATATTTTGTTAAGAGGAGGAACAAAAAAGATTTATAGCCATGGATTATCTTCATCTCAAATCCAAACACTGTCTTCCATCTCTGAAACTTTTGTTCCTCATCATCTTTCGCCCCATTCCATCCCCACCTCCAAAGTCGAAGCTCCTCGGTCTCCCCTTACACATGAG ATTGCTGAGACAATGAAGACGAGGCTATTACCAGAAGCTATGATGCTGGTGAAACTAAGTTTGATGTTACTTTCAACCAGATTAGGATCTTTGTTACTCTGTGGATTTGTGTGTTTGGATTGGAGTTGGACATTTATACACAAGTTTTCAGAATTACCATTGAACAAAAGAGAGCGCATTCTTTTCAAATGGTCATCTGGAACTAATCTTTTTATGCCCCTAAGATTAGTGTTTGCCTTGTTTAAGACCTGTTGCTGCTACACTGCTTTCTCTTGG ACTGATGAAAATTCTAGAAATCAAGCATGTGAAGCAATTGGATACCATGTAGACAATGAGGAAATAAAAACCAATGCCCAGAAGGATAGGCCTCTTGAAAATGGTATCATAGAAACCAAGGATTGTAATGACATAAGTTTTAGGAAGTCACTTATCCAAAAAGGCCTAGAAGTGACAGAAGACGAGACAATATTCCGGATCAAATGTGATGTTGTGATTGTAGGTTCTGGTTGTGGTGGAGCAGTTGCAGCTGCTCATCTTGCTAGTTCTGGCCAAAAAGTAGTTGTCCTTGAAAAAGGCAACTATTTTGTTGCTCAAGACTACTCTCAAATTGAAGGGCCATCAAATAATGAGTTATTGGAAAATGGAGGCATTATAGCATCAGATAATGGAAGAGTTATGATTAAAGCAGGATCAACTGTTGGAGGAGGGACAGCTGTGAATTGGAGTGCTACACTTAGAACACCAGATGACGTGCTTAAGGAATGGTCCGAGGAGCAGAAGCTTCCGTTGTTTGGAAGCTCTCAGTATCAAGAGGCAATGGATGCTGTGAGTAAGAGAATTGGTGTGACATATGATTGTCCAAATGAAGGGTTTTCAAATACAGTAATACGAGAAGGGTGTGAAAATCTTGGGTTGAAAGTTGAGCGGATTCCTAGGAATACACCGGAAGATCATTACTGTGGTTTGTGTTCGTTTGGTTGTAGGAAAGGAGAGAAAAAAGGGGCTGATACTACATGGCTTGTTGATGCTGTTCGAAAGGAGGCAGTTATCTTAACCGGTGTAAAAGCCAAGAAATTAATATTAGGGAAAAACAAGAATGGTGGGACTAAAAAGAGATGCTTCGGAGTTATGGCCAATGCTGTGGGCAACAACATAACCAAGACGCTGCAAATTGAGGCTCGCGTTACAGTTTCTTCTTGTGGTGCTCTGTTGACACCACCACTAATGATTTCGAGTGGACTAAAGAACAGAAACATTGGTAAAAATCTTCATTTGCATCCTGTTATATATGCTTGGGGTTATTTTCCAGAACAAAGTTCAAACATTAAAGGGAAGAGTTACACGGGAGGGGTTCTTACTACACTCCACAAGGTGGAGTCTGAGAATTGCAAAGTTGGATCTGTTGTAGAAGTTGCTGCTATGGGACCTGCAACATACGCGGCATTATTTCCCTGGACTTCAGGGAATGACATGAAGAATAACATGGAAAGATATGCAAGGACCGCAGTATTTTTCAGTTTTGTTAGAGATCAGAGTTCAGGGGAAGTAAAATCAGAAGGTAGAGTTTCGTATGATATCAACAAGCACGACGAAGAAAATCTTAAACACGGGCTGAGACGAGTCTTGAGAATCATGATTGAAGCAGGAGCTGTTGAAGTTGGCACTTTTCGCAATGACGGGCAAAGGATGAAATGTGGAGGGATTAAAAGTAAAGACGTGGAGGAGTTCTTGGATGGTGTGGCAGCAGTCAAAGGGCCAAGGTCGAAGGAAGAACATTGGACGGTATATGCATCTGCACATCAAATGGGGAGCTGCAAAATGGGTGCAAATGAAGAAAATGGCGCAGTTAATGAGAATGGTGAAAGTTGGGAAGCAAAGGGGTTATTTGTTATTGATGGAAGCGTATTGCCAAGTGCGGTGGGAATTAATCCAATGCTGACTATCTATTCAACCGCTTATTGCATCTCAAAAAAGCTAGCAGAGTCCCTAAAAAATGGATAG